The proteins below come from a single Azospirillaceae bacterium genomic window:
- a CDS encoding efflux RND transporter periplasmic adaptor subunit, with product MGKRLLLLLLVGAALAFGAYAVLFGLPGAQAPAQAPAATGPPPPEVGVVVVQPAEVPFPVEYAGRVAGFRDVEVRPLVGGLLLKREYEEGARVEQGQTLFRIDPATYQVALSRAEAQLQQAQATLRAAEENFNRTEELFRRQVATERQIDEARAQRDQARAGIQLAEAEIQGTRLNLGYTVIQAPVAGVTALLSPPTGTLIQAQQTLLTTITQLDPAYVNFSFTDEEGRAFRARNERSARPITERDLTVNLEYGDGEVYPHPGRIDISAQRVDPQTGTIQTRALFPNPEGALLPGQFVRVRVRGVTLPDAIVVPSQAVSQGPQGPSVFVVGENDTAQVRPIRLGTEVASGWVVRDGLQGGERVVVDGVIRVRPGAPVRPTPLAPDALAPGAPSANPQAAQAPPSGDQRDGQGAGARP from the coding sequence GTGGGCAAGCGCCTCCTCCTCCTTCTCCTGGTCGGCGCCGCCCTCGCCTTCGGTGCGTACGCCGTCCTGTTCGGCCTGCCCGGGGCGCAGGCTCCCGCCCAGGCCCCGGCCGCCACGGGCCCGCCGCCCCCGGAGGTCGGCGTTGTCGTCGTCCAACCCGCCGAAGTCCCGTTTCCGGTGGAATACGCCGGCCGCGTTGCGGGTTTCCGCGATGTGGAGGTGCGGCCGCTTGTGGGCGGCCTGCTGCTGAAGCGCGAGTACGAGGAAGGCGCCCGGGTCGAGCAGGGCCAGACCCTGTTCCGGATCGACCCCGCCACCTACCAGGTGGCCCTGAGCCGGGCCGAGGCGCAACTCCAGCAGGCGCAGGCCACACTCCGCGCCGCGGAGGAAAACTTCAACCGCACCGAGGAACTGTTCCGCCGGCAGGTGGCGACGGAACGGCAGATCGACGAGGCCCGCGCACAGCGCGACCAGGCCCGCGCCGGCATCCAACTTGCCGAGGCGGAGATCCAGGGAACCCGGCTGAACCTGGGCTACACGGTCATCCAGGCGCCCGTCGCCGGTGTGACCGCCCTGCTATCGCCCCCGACCGGCACCCTGATCCAGGCGCAACAGACGCTTCTGACCACGATCACGCAGCTCGACCCCGCCTATGTGAACTTCTCGTTCACCGACGAGGAGGGCCGGGCGTTCCGTGCCCGGAACGAGCGGTCGGCGCGACCGATCACCGAACGGGACCTGACGGTGAACCTGGAATACGGGGATGGCGAGGTCTATCCCCATCCCGGCCGGATCGACATATCCGCGCAAAGGGTCGATCCGCAGACGGGCACCATCCAAACCCGCGCCCTCTTCCCCAACCCCGAGGGCGCCCTGCTTCCCGGCCAGTTCGTCCGGGTGCGCGTGCGCGGCGTCACCCTGCCCGACGCCATCGTCGTTCCCAGCCAAGCCGTGAGCCAGGGGCCGCAGGGTCCGTCGGTCTTTGTCGTCGGCGAGAACGACACCGCCCAGGTCCGGCCGATCCGCCTGGGCACCGAGGTCGCGTCGGGATGGGTGGTGCGGGACGGCCTGCAGGGCGGCGAACGGGTGGTGGTGGACGGAGTGATCCGGGTCCGACCGGGCGCGCCGGTCCGGCCCACGCCCCTTGCCCCCGATGCGCTGGCCCCCGGTGCGCCGTCCGCCAATCCGCAGGCGGCGCAGGCACCGCCCTCTGGTGACCAAAGGGACGGCCAAGGGGCCGGGGCGCGGCCGTGA
- a CDS encoding cold-shock protein, with the protein MAIGTVKWFNSTKGFGFIQPEDGSADVFVHISAVERAGIGSLNEGQKLSFEAVRDPRRGKVSAENLRAV; encoded by the coding sequence ATGGCTATCGGAACTGTTAAGTGGTTCAACTCCACCAAGGGCTTTGGCTTCATTCAGCCGGAAGACGGTTCGGCGGACGTTTTCGTCCACATCTCCGCCGTTGAGCGCGCCGGCATCGGCAGCCTCAACGAAGGCCAGAAGCTGTCGTTCGAAGCCGTCCGCGACCCGCGTCGTGGCAAGGTCTCGGCCGAGAACCTGCGCGCGGTCTAA